A genomic region of Eucalyptus grandis isolate ANBG69807.140 chromosome 5, ASM1654582v1, whole genome shotgun sequence contains the following coding sequences:
- the LOC104443674 gene encoding uncharacterized protein LOC104443674 isoform X3, giving the protein MQFRAMMEVEPPSPVRYLIGAAIMMAGVVLPVGYMMFRNKRAPSASSSSSSYSKQT; this is encoded by the coding sequence ATGCAGTTCAGAGCGATGATGGAAGTCGAGCCGCCGAGCCCGGTCAGGTACTTGATAGGAGCGGCGATCATGATGGCGGGGGTGGTGCTGCCCGTGGGATACATGATGTTCCGCAACAAGCGCGCGCCTTccgcttcttcctcctcctcctcgtacTCCAAGCAGACGTAG
- the LOC104443674 gene encoding uncharacterized protein LOC104443674 isoform X1, producing the protein MVPASRPKGARGPRSLRSRNGSPNSHRRRRSDPVAVAVEDPIGSRHFLPSLSDRETLSNMPFRAMMEVEPPSPVRYLIGAAIMMAGVVLPVGYMMFRNKRAPSASSSSSSYSKQTSKVLI; encoded by the exons ATGGTTCCAGCCTCTAGACCAAAGGGAGCTCGTGGTCCTCGCTCGCTTCGATCCCGGAACGGAAGTCCGAATTCTCACCGGCGGAGAAGGTCTGAtcccgtcgccgtcgccgtcgaaGATCCAATCGGCAGTCGGCATTTCCTTCCGTCGCTCTCCGATCGAGAAACCCTATCGAACATGCct TTCAGAGCGATGATGGAAGTCGAGCCGCCGAGCCCGGTCAGGTACTTGATAGGAGCGGCGATCATGATGGCGGGGGTGGTGCTGCCCGTGGGATACATGATGTTCCGCAACAAGCGCGCGCCTTccgcttcttcctcctcctcctcgtacTCCAAGCAGAC
- the LOC104443674 gene encoding uncharacterized protein LOC104443674 isoform X2, with the protein MQFRAMMEVEPPSPVRYLIGAAIMMAGVVLPVGYMMFRNKRAPSASSSSSSYSKQTSKVLI; encoded by the coding sequence ATGCAGTTCAGAGCGATGATGGAAGTCGAGCCGCCGAGCCCGGTCAGGTACTTGATAGGAGCGGCGATCATGATGGCGGGGGTGGTGCTGCCCGTGGGATACATGATGTTCCGCAACAAGCGCGCGCCTTccgcttcttcctcctcctcctcgtacTCCAAGCAGAC